The following coding sequences lie in one Photobacterium sp. CCB-ST2H9 genomic window:
- a CDS encoding FemAB family XrtA/PEP-CTERM system-associated protein, with product MNQDLTIRKLTRKDYTAWDQYVNTHQQGSFFHLSGWLDVINDVFGHQPHYLMAQREGQVVGVLPMFEQKSVLFGHALVSTPFCVYGGVIADQDTIRHQLEAAALELGCKLQVDYIELRDRQEQDCQAPWIRHCHHATFKNKLADSEDDILSGIKRKQRAVIRHAQKNNLSWETEDNPDLCFELYAESVRNLGTPVFHPSLFQKLKQTFGKSCETLVVRDTNGKPVSGVLSFYYKNQVLPYYGGGTQAARDLKSNDFMYYQLMVQARQRGAELFDFGRSKIDSGAYHYKKHWGMEEQPLHYRIALVKAKRPPNLSPNNPKYRYFIRAWQNLPLGLSKHIGPMLSKYLG from the coding sequence ATGAATCAGGACCTGACGATTCGCAAACTAACCCGGAAAGATTACACAGCCTGGGATCAGTACGTTAATACACATCAGCAAGGCAGTTTTTTTCATCTGTCCGGCTGGCTGGATGTCATCAATGACGTCTTTGGACATCAGCCCCACTACCTGATGGCTCAGCGGGAAGGTCAGGTGGTGGGCGTTTTGCCTATGTTTGAACAAAAAAGTGTTCTGTTTGGACATGCACTAGTTTCGACGCCTTTCTGTGTCTATGGCGGTGTGATTGCTGATCAGGACACGATCCGGCATCAGCTGGAAGCCGCTGCTCTGGAATTAGGCTGCAAGCTTCAGGTGGATTACATCGAACTGCGTGACCGTCAGGAACAAGATTGCCAGGCCCCCTGGATCAGGCACTGCCATCATGCCACGTTCAAAAACAAACTGGCGGATTCAGAAGATGACATTCTCTCCGGCATCAAACGCAAGCAACGCGCTGTCATTCGTCATGCCCAGAAAAATAACCTGAGCTGGGAAACGGAAGACAATCCTGACCTTTGTTTTGAACTCTATGCTGAGAGTGTGAGAAATCTGGGTACCCCGGTATTTCACCCCAGCCTGTTTCAGAAACTGAAACAGACTTTTGGCAAAAGCTGCGAAACTCTGGTGGTACGGGATACAAATGGGAAACCAGTCTCCGGCGTGCTCAGTTTTTACTATAAGAATCAGGTACTGCCTTATTACGGCGGCGGAACACAAGCAGCCCGGGACCTGAAAAGTAACGATTTTATGTACTACCAGTTAATGGTTCAGGCCAGGCAACGCGGCGCTGAACTGTTCGACTTTGGCCGCAGTAAAATTGATTCTGGCGCCTATCACTACAAAAAACACTGGGGTATGGAAGAGCAACCGCTGCATTACCGCATCGCACTGGTGAAGGCCAAAAGGCCGCCGAACCTCTCGCCCAATAACCCCAAATATCGCTATTTCATTCGAGCTTGGCAGAACCTGCCTTTAGGTCTGAGCAAACACATCGGGCCGATGTTATCCAAATACCTGGGCTGA
- a CDS encoding XrtA/PEP-CTERM system amidotransferase: protein MCGIAGIMNLQRADQIDLRLLQHINRLQRHRGPDDEGYYTDEWVGLAHRRLSIIDLSGGHQPLFNEDHTVAVVFNGEIYNFSTLASELKNLGHQFRTLSDTEVIVHAWEQWGTDCLKRFRGMFAFALWDKNTHTLFLARDRLGKKPLFYTVTRKGQLIFASEMKVLVSHPDVDCSLRNEMAEEYFMYGYIPDPFTAYRNIFKLPAGHALTLQPGSQISPFQYWDLAAPASALSWHETQEALIEQLQEAVRIRMIADVPLGAFLSGGVDSSAVVAMMSGLQSEPVNTCAIGFDQARFDETRYARMIADQYQTTHFEQQVSADDVSLIEIIGRLYDEPFADDSALPTFLVCQLARQRVTVALSGDGGDEVFAGYRRYRFHLAEQKVRDMLPSPIRQPVFGFLGHMYPKADWAPQRFRAKTTFQSLALDTVDAYANTMSKLRYQDRQALFSPAYRHSLNGYTGNHILHQHALNAPSDDPLKQIQYLDFKTWLPGGILTKVDRASMANSLEVRSPLLDHQLLEWAFRIPGRDNIRKQEGKYSFKKALEPWLSEDILYRPKMGFSMPLCHWFRHQLRPLLQEQILSPVMLDSGYFAPEQLKKMIAEHTSNRRDHGVALWSLLMFAQFLGRQTS, encoded by the coding sequence ATGTGCGGTATCGCAGGGATTATGAATCTGCAGCGGGCGGATCAGATTGATTTAAGGCTGCTGCAGCACATTAACCGGCTCCAGCGCCATCGTGGTCCGGATGACGAGGGATATTACACCGATGAATGGGTAGGTCTGGCACACCGTCGTCTGTCCATTATTGATCTGTCAGGCGGGCACCAGCCGCTGTTTAATGAAGACCACACGGTCGCAGTTGTTTTCAATGGTGAAATTTATAACTTCAGTACATTAGCCAGTGAACTGAAAAATCTCGGACACCAGTTTCGCACCCTGAGCGACACGGAAGTGATTGTGCATGCGTGGGAACAATGGGGAACAGACTGCCTGAAGCGTTTTCGCGGGATGTTTGCTTTTGCCTTGTGGGATAAAAATACCCACACCCTGTTTCTTGCCCGGGATCGCCTGGGGAAAAAACCTTTGTTCTATACCGTCACCCGGAAAGGGCAGCTGATCTTTGCTTCAGAGATGAAAGTACTGGTCTCCCACCCGGATGTGGATTGCTCGCTGCGCAATGAAATGGCTGAAGAATACTTCATGTACGGCTACATTCCTGACCCTTTCACGGCTTATCGCAACATTTTCAAGCTCCCGGCCGGACATGCCCTGACCCTTCAGCCCGGCAGTCAGATCTCCCCCTTCCAGTATTGGGATTTGGCGGCGCCTGCATCAGCACTGAGCTGGCATGAAACACAGGAAGCGCTCATCGAGCAATTGCAAGAAGCCGTCAGGATCCGCATGATCGCCGATGTTCCTCTGGGGGCATTTCTGTCCGGCGGTGTTGATTCCAGTGCCGTGGTCGCCATGATGTCCGGGTTGCAGTCTGAGCCGGTCAACACCTGTGCGATCGGATTTGATCAGGCCAGATTTGATGAAACACGCTACGCCCGGATGATTGCCGATCAATACCAGACGACACATTTTGAGCAACAGGTTAGTGCAGATGATGTCAGCCTGATCGAAATTATCGGCCGACTTTATGATGAGCCATTTGCTGATGATTCCGCACTCCCGACATTTCTGGTATGTCAGTTAGCCCGGCAGCGGGTCACTGTCGCACTGTCCGGCGATGGCGGGGATGAAGTATTTGCCGGTTATCGCCGCTACCGGTTTCATCTGGCAGAACAGAAAGTCAGAGACATGCTCCCTTCCCCTATCCGACAACCCGTGTTTGGCTTTCTCGGTCACATGTACCCCAAAGCGGACTGGGCGCCACAGCGTTTCCGGGCAAAAACGACCTTTCAGTCTCTGGCGCTGGATACGGTGGATGCTTATGCGAATACCATGTCAAAGCTTCGGTATCAGGACAGACAGGCTTTATTCAGCCCGGCTTACCGGCACAGCCTGAATGGTTACACCGGCAACCACATCCTCCACCAGCATGCCCTCAATGCGCCAAGCGACGACCCGCTCAAACAGATCCAATATCTGGATTTTAAAACCTGGCTGCCGGGCGGTATTTTAACCAAAGTCGACCGCGCCAGTATGGCGAACTCGTTAGAAGTGCGGTCCCCTTTACTCGATCATCAGCTGCTCGAATGGGCATTCCGCATTCCTGGCCGGGACAATATCCGCAAGCAGGAAGGTAAGTACAGCTTCAAAAAAGCGCTGGAACCCTGGCTCTCTGAAGACATTCTCTATCGTCCGAAAATGGGGTTCAGCATGCCGCTATGCCACTGGTTCCGTCATCAGTTACGGCCCTTACTCCAGGAGCAGATCCTCTCGCCTGTGATGCTGGACAGCGGTTATTTTGCCCCTGAACAACTGAAAAAAATGATCGCAGAGCATACCAGCAACCGCCGGGACCATGGGGTGGCACTCTGGAGCCTATTGATGTTTGCCCAGTTTTTGGGGAGGCAAACGTCATGA
- a CDS encoding glycosyltransferase family 4 protein: protein MRILTISTLYPNAVNPRHGIFVETRLRQLKKHYPDIRLTVIAPVPWFPFAHPMFGQYSEFASVPLTEIRYGIQVYHPRYLVIPKIGMNLTPVTLGYTLKRQIRSMMRQGFQFDLIDGHYYFPDGVAITEAAREFNKPFTVTARGTDINLLPTFPSARKRIQEVMTASHHNLAVCDALRTAMIELGAEPDRVSTLRNGVDLDLFSFSDEYQQQLLRKALGLPLNIPIVISVGLLVERKGHHLVIEALRQLPEALLLIAGNGPQKKALTALAKQYGVANRVRFLGRLSQKELSGYYGAASVLTLASDREGWANVLLESMACGTPVVATNIWGTPEVVRQPRAGTLVERNAAAIAEGIQHILDNPFPRAATRHYAEQFDWSATSEGQYQLFNRLIRETS from the coding sequence ATGAGAATCCTGACCATCTCCACCCTGTATCCGAACGCTGTCAATCCCAGGCACGGCATCTTCGTTGAAACCCGGCTCCGGCAACTGAAAAAGCATTATCCGGACATCAGGCTGACCGTCATCGCACCTGTCCCCTGGTTTCCTTTCGCACATCCGATGTTTGGCCAATACAGCGAATTTGCGTCTGTCCCTTTGACTGAAATCCGTTACGGAATTCAGGTATATCATCCGAGGTATCTTGTTATCCCTAAAATAGGGATGAATCTGACACCTGTGACGCTCGGGTATACACTCAAAAGGCAGATTCGCAGCATGATGCGACAAGGATTTCAGTTTGATCTCATTGACGGCCATTACTATTTTCCGGACGGTGTCGCCATTACCGAGGCTGCGAGAGAATTCAACAAACCTTTCACGGTGACCGCGAGAGGAACAGACATCAATCTGCTCCCGACCTTCCCCAGTGCACGCAAACGCATTCAGGAGGTGATGACGGCAAGTCATCATAACCTGGCCGTCTGTGATGCGCTCCGGACCGCCATGATTGAACTGGGTGCTGAACCAGACAGAGTCAGCACCCTGCGAAACGGCGTTGATCTCGATCTCTTCAGCTTCAGTGATGAATATCAGCAGCAATTACTCAGAAAAGCACTGGGTCTGCCACTCAATATCCCGATTGTGATTTCTGTGGGCTTACTCGTCGAGCGGAAAGGCCACCACCTGGTCATTGAAGCGCTTCGTCAGCTTCCAGAGGCTTTACTGCTGATAGCCGGCAACGGCCCCCAGAAAAAAGCCCTGACAGCCCTTGCAAAGCAATACGGAGTAGCCAACAGGGTGCGTTTTCTGGGGCGGCTCAGTCAGAAAGAACTTTCTGGGTATTATGGTGCGGCGAGCGTCCTGACGCTCGCCTCAGATCGGGAAGGCTGGGCAAACGTCTTGCTCGAATCCATGGCCTGCGGCACACCGGTGGTCGCAACCAATATCTGGGGAACGCCTGAAGTGGTTCGCCAGCCCCGCGCAGGTACGCTGGTCGAACGCAATGCTGCGGCGATTGCTGAAGGCATTCAGCACATCCTGGACAACCCTTTTCCCCGTGCAGCAACCCGGCATTACGCTGAACAGTTCGACTGGTCAGCGACATCTGAAGGTCAGTATCAGTTGTTCAATCGGCTCATCAGGGAGACCTCATGA
- a CDS encoding putative O-glycosylation ligase, exosortase A system-associated translates to MILACLSLRRPYMAVSLWLWSGLFVPSYWVYSFAKPISYNTAFALITFLTYLFSRRKPVILMDGVVVFTCLFWILTGLTTYNTIIIPELVWLEWEKFSKVFLMFMMIALIIRQRHEFEMLLWGLIMSVGFMGAIEGLKFIASMGGHKIQGPTGHLLTDNNHFATALCMIIPLIVYQLKSVEEKWIRAGLVGVLGLCILAILGTYSRGGFLALAIIGCYFWIKSKRKALTLLAVGVVACLSVLILPQQWYDRMETIETAATNDTSFINRVNSWKVHTLMAMDRPFLGGGFKAAYFPTVWERLSVDVDKVNFIETPPPGEQSRAAHSIYFQVLGDHGFVGLALFLLIILLSFLKMRWVIVTLSQPPWNEQYRWQVDLARMMQVSLLAFCVAGAALSLAYLELFWALAAAMAGLSMQVKVMVLRDYSRRNTAEVQGYSSRA, encoded by the coding sequence ATGATCTTAGCCTGTTTATCCTTACGAAGGCCTTATATGGCTGTTTCGCTCTGGTTGTGGTCGGGGCTTTTTGTACCCTCTTACTGGGTTTACAGTTTTGCCAAACCCATCAGCTACAATACCGCCTTTGCGCTCATCACTTTTCTGACTTACCTGTTTTCACGTCGCAAGCCAGTGATTTTAATGGATGGGGTCGTCGTGTTTACCTGTTTGTTCTGGATTCTGACCGGACTGACAACTTACAACACGATCATTATTCCAGAGCTGGTGTGGCTGGAGTGGGAAAAATTTTCGAAAGTGTTTCTGATGTTCATGATGATCGCTTTAATCATCAGGCAGCGGCATGAATTTGAAATGCTTCTCTGGGGTCTCATTATGTCGGTGGGATTTATGGGAGCGATTGAAGGGCTGAAGTTTATTGCCAGCATGGGCGGGCATAAAATACAGGGCCCGACAGGACATTTGCTGACGGATAATAACCACTTTGCGACCGCGCTGTGTATGATCATTCCGCTCATTGTGTACCAGCTCAAGTCGGTAGAAGAGAAGTGGATTCGAGCCGGTCTCGTCGGTGTGCTGGGGCTTTGCATTCTGGCGATTCTTGGCACCTATTCCCGGGGCGGTTTTCTGGCGCTGGCGATTATCGGCTGTTATTTCTGGATCAAGAGTAAAAGGAAAGCCCTGACTTTGCTCGCAGTCGGCGTTGTGGCTTGCCTGTCTGTCCTGATATTACCGCAACAGTGGTATGACCGAATGGAAACGATTGAAACAGCGGCCACAAATGACACGTCATTCATTAATCGTGTAAATTCCTGGAAAGTTCATACCCTGATGGCGATGGATCGTCCGTTTTTGGGGGGTGGGTTTAAAGCGGCTTATTTTCCGACGGTCTGGGAACGATTGTCGGTGGATGTTGATAAAGTCAACTTTATTGAAACACCACCTCCGGGAGAACAATCCAGAGCCGCACACAGTATCTATTTTCAGGTTCTGGGGGATCATGGGTTTGTGGGGCTGGCGCTGTTTTTGCTGATTATCTTGCTGTCATTCCTGAAAATGCGCTGGGTGATAGTGACGCTCAGTCAGCCACCTTGGAATGAACAATACCGGTGGCAGGTTGATCTGGCCAGAATGATGCAGGTTTCACTCTTGGCATTTTGTGTTGCGGGTGCAGCGTTGTCGCTGGCATACCTTGAGCTCTTCTGGGCGCTGGCTGCTGCTATGGCCGGATTAAGTATGCAGGTGAAAGTGATGGTGTTGCGGGACTATTCGCGCCGGAATACAGCGGAAGTGCAGGGGTATTCTTCCAGAGCTTGA
- a CDS encoding oligosaccharide flippase family protein, which translates to MADKYSQAIFSGAKWTLLMIWYNRCIGLISTLVLVRLLSPEDYGVAGFAMFFVYFFIALSTVGTKQYVLMENTEDEEKLNSIWSLNLLFRLVSAVILWFSADYIASYANEPKLALVVKVVSVIPLLRAFHNVGMDVFEKNFNFKMETVMLMVAKTLGTVCTILLAFIVGNYWALVAGVMLMAVMEVSSSYMLCPFRPRWSTRYWKEQWYVSKWLYLVSVSGYLRSRMDMLVLGNLLSSRDIGFYNMAQEFSWLPYTDFLSPMNRGAFSVFAKFKDNEQLFKERLYSQLALLMLLVMPVSFGMCAISEDFVHVILGQKWLAVIPVMQHLSFLMIVMTLYMVVQTVLILKSKMPSLFLWDCVAIVLVIVGFYGLGYDDPASLSMVRLIVGCIFLVCVAIIFLAVIRLKASRFLPIVILPLLVSVLMYFCVSLVSAQIESHVMGLIVSVATGVAVYTIAMILILPLSVRWIPEYRSIQVQLGRMFRIPLTSSN; encoded by the coding sequence ATGGCTGATAAGTATTCTCAGGCAATCTTTTCAGGTGCGAAGTGGACCTTGCTGATGATCTGGTACAACCGTTGTATCGGGCTGATCAGCACGCTGGTACTTGTCCGATTGCTGTCTCCTGAGGATTATGGCGTTGCGGGTTTCGCCATGTTTTTCGTCTATTTTTTTATTGCGCTGTCTACTGTCGGTACAAAGCAGTATGTGCTGATGGAAAACACGGAAGATGAAGAAAAACTGAACAGCATCTGGTCGCTTAATCTGCTTTTCCGTCTGGTGAGTGCAGTCATCCTCTGGTTTTCAGCTGACTATATTGCTTCATATGCCAACGAGCCTAAATTGGCGTTGGTCGTGAAAGTTGTCAGTGTGATCCCGCTGCTCCGTGCCTTTCATAATGTGGGCATGGATGTGTTTGAAAAAAACTTCAATTTTAAAATGGAAACCGTGATGCTGATGGTTGCGAAAACCCTCGGTACGGTTTGTACCATCCTGCTTGCGTTCATCGTCGGCAATTACTGGGCGCTGGTGGCCGGTGTGATGCTGATGGCTGTCATGGAAGTGAGCTCCAGCTATATGCTTTGCCCGTTCCGGCCACGTTGGAGCACCCGGTACTGGAAAGAGCAGTGGTATGTGTCTAAGTGGTTGTATCTGGTGTCAGTGTCCGGATATCTGCGTTCCCGGATGGATATGCTGGTGTTGGGGAATCTGCTCAGCAGCCGTGATATCGGTTTTTACAATATGGCGCAGGAGTTTTCCTGGCTGCCATATACCGATTTCCTGTCGCCGATGAACCGGGGAGCATTCTCCGTCTTTGCTAAATTTAAAGACAATGAACAGCTCTTCAAAGAACGGCTTTACTCTCAGCTGGCGTTGCTGATGCTGCTGGTGATGCCGGTTTCTTTCGGTATGTGTGCTATCAGTGAAGATTTCGTTCATGTCATTCTGGGCCAGAAGTGGTTGGCTGTGATTCCCGTGATGCAGCATCTTTCTTTTCTGATGATCGTTATGACACTGTACATGGTGGTGCAAACAGTGCTGATTTTAAAATCAAAGATGCCTTCACTCTTTCTGTGGGATTGTGTTGCGATTGTTCTGGTGATCGTCGGCTTTTATGGTCTTGGATATGACGACCCGGCAAGTTTATCCATGGTGCGGCTGATTGTGGGCTGCATTTTTCTTGTGTGTGTGGCGATCATTTTCCTGGCTGTGATTCGTCTGAAAGCCAGTCGTTTTCTGCCAATTGTTATCCTGCCGCTGCTTGTATCCGTTTTGATGTATTTCTGCGTCAGTCTGGTGTCGGCGCAAATTGAGAGTCATGTGATGGGACTGATCGTGAGTGTGGCAACCGGTGTGGCAGTGTACACGATAGCGATGATTCTGATATTGCCATTGTCAGTCCGATGGATACCAGAATACCGGAGCATTCAGGTGCAGCTGGGCCGGATGTTCCGTATTCCGCTGACCAGCAGCAACTGA
- the xrtA gene encoding exosortase A, translating into MVNRIWFRLALPLTAWLWLYWPSISHMMSVWMNSKTYEHCFLILPISLWLVWRERETIRRTPLTVSWIAAVSLIIPSILWLTGRAAGFGLFEHVATVLSLQLLLWALLGTVIARRLWFPLLFLFFAIPFGESLIPRLQIITADLSVWLLNLSHIPVYREGLYITIPNGRFYVAEACSGIRFLMSSVALGTLFAYLQFTKTYKRILFVAFSFVFPILANGIRAYGIVLIGYLSDMKYAAGADHLIYGWVFFSLIIMVIFFTASLFSDAERPSTLPMPRKNQISPVKKWGVISIITLLFSITAIWNQQLTQHLSPEASANTDFNPNQKVTLSAWGIEFPHAQMYQRQATAGGRAEIFTARYNIWQQDGELISSLNQLFSKKTWSVKTSQPVHLASGVKARTMTVTNASGSTMRVLYWYCVNDFCSSNPLTIKLVKASYRLAGQQGFSNVIAIASSELNDTEIRQIAEQDKDVPAAETQ; encoded by the coding sequence ATGGTTAACCGAATCTGGTTTCGCCTGGCATTACCACTGACAGCATGGCTTTGGCTGTACTGGCCTTCAATCAGCCATATGATGTCGGTCTGGATGAATTCGAAAACTTATGAGCATTGTTTTCTGATTTTACCCATCAGCCTGTGGCTGGTATGGCGGGAAAGAGAAACCATTCGTCGGACCCCGCTGACCGTCAGCTGGATCGCAGCCGTTTCGTTAATCATTCCCAGCATCCTGTGGCTGACAGGTCGCGCCGCAGGTTTCGGGCTTTTTGAGCATGTGGCAACAGTCCTCAGCCTCCAGCTACTGCTTTGGGCTTTATTGGGCACCGTCATTGCCCGCCGGCTCTGGTTTCCGTTACTCTTTCTGTTCTTCGCCATACCTTTCGGCGAAAGTCTGATTCCCCGCCTTCAGATCATCACCGCTGATCTTTCCGTGTGGCTGCTCAATCTCAGCCACATACCGGTTTACCGGGAAGGATTGTACATCACCATTCCCAACGGCCGGTTTTATGTGGCAGAGGCCTGTTCCGGGATACGTTTCCTGATGTCCAGCGTCGCACTGGGTACATTATTTGCGTATCTGCAGTTTACGAAAACCTACAAACGAATCCTGTTTGTGGCCTTCTCTTTCGTCTTCCCGATTCTCGCTAACGGTATTCGCGCCTACGGCATCGTCCTGATTGGCTACTTAAGTGACATGAAATACGCTGCAGGGGCCGATCACCTGATTTATGGCTGGGTTTTCTTCAGCCTGATCATCATGGTGATATTTTTCACGGCCAGTTTGTTTTCAGATGCCGAGCGTCCATCGACACTTCCCATGCCACGAAAAAACCAGATTTCACCCGTGAAAAAATGGGGGGTTATCAGCATCATTACCCTTCTCTTCAGCATCACAGCTATCTGGAATCAGCAACTGACTCAGCATCTGTCGCCCGAAGCGTCGGCAAACACAGACTTCAATCCCAATCAAAAGGTAACGCTGTCGGCATGGGGCATAGAATTTCCTCATGCCCAAATGTATCAACGTCAGGCAACTGCCGGGGGAAGAGCTGAAATTTTTACGGCGCGTTACAACATCTGGCAACAGGATGGCGAGCTGATCAGCAGCCTGAATCAACTCTTCAGCAAAAAAACCTGGTCAGTCAAAACCAGTCAGCCTGTCCACTTAGCCTCAGGCGTCAAAGCCAGAACCATGACGGTGACAAATGCCAGTGGCAGCACTATGCGTGTTCTATATTGGTATTGCGTCAACGATTTTTGCAGCAGCAACCCACTGACCATCAAACTGGTCAAAGCATCCTATCGATTAGCCGGACAGCAAGGATTTTCAAATGTCATCGCTATTGCCAGTTCAGAACTGAATGACACTGAAATCCGGCAAATTGCCGAACAGGACAAGGATGTGCCCGCGGCAGAAACCCAATAA
- a CDS encoding TIGR03087 family PEP-CTERM/XrtA system glycosyltransferase, with amino-acid sequence MKPFILYLCHRIPYPPNKGDKIASYHLLKYLNQHYEVCLGCFVDDPYDLQYQDKVKALCHEAFFVRLHPAVARIKALTALLGRHPMTLPYYHHPAMSAWVKSCLKRKQIDKAMVFSSSMAQYLMDAPSALHKVMHFVDLDSEKWRQYAEKKTGLASYVFQREYRTLARFEQQVCDKFDFSCFVTETEKNAFTALVPPACHPKIKTLENGIDSQYFSPDADFSRHTMHPLSHDNYIVFTGAMDYWANVDAVSWFARQVWPTVLQHHPDSKFYIVGSSPTSQVKALSRLPGIIVTGRVEDVRPYLFHAKAAVAPMQIARGIQNKILEAMAMEKPVLTTSLGLEGLEEYPCNHPRHYPEQALYVADDARAMADWICQRLKEPVKAATASRNWIENHFSWDARLAPLLTYLEAQHG; translated from the coding sequence ATGAAACCTTTCATCCTGTATCTGTGTCACCGAATCCCGTATCCGCCCAATAAAGGGGATAAAATTGCCAGCTATCATCTGCTGAAATACCTCAATCAGCACTATGAGGTCTGTCTGGGATGCTTTGTGGATGACCCTTACGATCTGCAATACCAGGATAAAGTCAAAGCGCTGTGCCACGAGGCTTTCTTTGTCCGCTTGCATCCCGCTGTTGCCCGCATCAAAGCCCTGACTGCCCTGCTGGGCCGTCATCCCATGACGCTGCCTTATTATCACCATCCGGCCATGTCAGCCTGGGTGAAATCCTGCCTGAAACGCAAGCAAATTGACAAAGCCATGGTGTTTTCCAGCAGTATGGCGCAATACCTGATGGATGCCCCATCTGCCTTGCATAAAGTGATGCACTTCGTCGACCTCGATTCTGAAAAATGGCGCCAGTACGCCGAGAAAAAAACCGGGCTGGCGAGTTATGTCTTTCAGCGGGAATACCGGACGCTGGCACGCTTTGAACAGCAAGTCTGCGACAAGTTTGATTTCAGTTGCTTTGTCACCGAAACAGAGAAAAATGCGTTCACGGCTCTGGTCCCACCGGCCTGTCACCCGAAGATCAAAACACTTGAAAATGGTATCGACAGCCAGTATTTCTCACCGGACGCAGATTTCTCTCGCCATACAATGCACCCGCTGTCCCATGACAACTACATTGTTTTTACCGGTGCGATGGACTACTGGGCCAATGTGGATGCCGTCAGCTGGTTTGCCCGTCAGGTCTGGCCAACCGTGCTTCAGCACCACCCGGACAGCAAATTCTATATTGTCGGTTCTTCCCCGACCTCACAGGTGAAAGCACTGTCCCGATTACCCGGTATTATCGTGACCGGGCGTGTCGAAGATGTGCGTCCCTACCTCTTTCACGCCAAAGCTGCCGTCGCCCCCATGCAGATTGCCCGGGGAATCCAAAACAAAATTTTAGAAGCCATGGCGATGGAAAAACCGGTCCTCACAACATCATTGGGTCTTGAAGGGCTGGAAGAGTATCCGTGCAATCATCCGCGTCACTATCCGGAACAAGCCCTGTATGTTGCCGATGACGCCAGAGCGATGGCTGACTGGATCTGCCAACGGTTAAAGGAGCCCGTCAAGGCTGCAACTGCATCCAGAAATTGGATCGAAAACCACTTCAGCTGGGACGCCAGGCTAGCGCCACTGCTCACCTATCTGGAAGCTCAGCATGGTTAA
- a CDS encoding glycosyltransferase family 4 protein codes for MKILYHHRVASKDGQFVHIEAILDAFAQQGHEIILVAPAVSEQASFGADGGWVSQLRRNLPRVLCELLELGYSAYDFFRLCRAILKHRPDAIYERYNLFLPSGVIAGKVFHLPLILEINAPLFKERCQYGGLSFTWLARWSEVFTWRNADHTLPVTHVLAGDVRRAGVPDERITVIPNGVDTILFHPSTNPKHPDFAGHLVVGFVGFCREWHQLDHVLALIAQANRHRHPDELPIKLLIVGDGPVLNDLRQQAKALQAEQQIHIVGLASRDTMPDWLAQIDIAIQPAVTPWCSPLKLIEYLACGKAIVAPNSDNIRELLTDGENALLFQEGKLNEMLTCIERLISDTPLRRSLSNQAAKTIDQRKLTWQHNGERIISIFHQLLEQEKTP; via the coding sequence ATGAAAATTCTGTACCATCATCGGGTTGCTTCTAAAGATGGGCAGTTTGTCCATATTGAGGCCATTCTGGATGCATTCGCGCAACAAGGCCATGAGATCATTCTTGTCGCCCCCGCAGTTTCGGAACAAGCGAGTTTCGGCGCAGATGGCGGCTGGGTCAGCCAGTTACGCCGCAATTTGCCGCGTGTTCTCTGTGAATTACTGGAATTGGGCTACAGTGCATACGATTTTTTCAGACTGTGCCGGGCCATCCTGAAACACCGGCCCGATGCAATTTACGAACGTTATAACCTGTTCCTGCCATCCGGTGTCATTGCCGGGAAAGTGTTTCACCTTCCGCTGATTCTGGAAATTAATGCCCCTCTGTTCAAAGAGCGCTGCCAGTATGGCGGACTCTCCTTCACCTGGCTCGCCCGCTGGTCTGAAGTCTTTACCTGGCGTAATGCCGACCACACACTGCCAGTGACTCATGTCCTTGCCGGGGATGTCCGTCGCGCAGGCGTTCCGGATGAGCGGATCACGGTCATCCCAAATGGCGTGGATACAATCTTGTTCCACCCCAGTACAAACCCAAAACATCCGGACTTTGCCGGACATCTGGTTGTCGGGTTTGTTGGTTTCTGCCGTGAATGGCATCAACTGGACCATGTTCTCGCGTTGATCGCTCAGGCAAATCGGCACCGGCATCCGGATGAGCTGCCCATCAAGCTTCTGATCGTCGGGGATGGCCCGGTGCTGAATGATCTCCGACAACAAGCAAAGGCACTGCAAGCTGAGCAACAAATCCACATCGTCGGTCTGGCTTCCCGGGACACCATGCCAGACTGGCTGGCACAGATTGATATTGCTATTCAGCCTGCCGTCACCCCCTGGTGTTCACCGTTAAAACTGATCGAGTATCTGGCCTGTGGTAAAGCGATTGTCGCACCGAACAGCGACAATATCAGAGAACTGCTGACTGACGGTGAAAATGCACTGTTGTTTCAGGAAGGGAAATTAAACGAGATGCTGACCTGTATCGAACGCCTGATATCCGATACACCACTTCGCCGATCCCTGAGCAATCAGGCAGCCAAAACAATCGACCAACGTAAACTGACCTGGCAACACAACGGCGAACGGATTATTTCTATTTTTCATCAGTTGCTGGAGCAAGAAAAAACACCCTGA